The following DNA comes from Deltaproteobacteria bacterium.
CGACGCCTCGACGACGGTGGCCGGCGGCGCGAGGCCGGTCGCCAGCGATCGCAGGCTGTCCTCGAGCCCGAGGTCGAGAAGGAGGTTCGGACGGAGTTCGCGGGCGAGAACCCGGATGTGCTCCGCGACCCCGTTGAGATAGCGCGTGATGCGCTGCAGCTCCGTCGCGGCGTCGGTGGGGAGGGGATCGAGACGGCGGCGCACGGACTCGACGAGGATGCCGATCCCGACGAGTTCCTGGCAGACGTCGTCGTGGAGGTCGAACCCGAGCCGCGTGCGTTCCTCTTCGCGGACGGCGACCTGGCGCTGCGCGAAGAGGCGTAGCTTCTCCTGACTCGTCCGCAGCTCCTGGAGCGACGCCTCCAGCGCGTCGGCCGCCGCGCGCCGCTCGGTGACGTCGCGCCCCGCGCTCTGGATCTCCACCAGCGTGCCGTCCGGGCCGCAGATGCCGCTTCCGTTCCATTCGAACCAGCGCCAGCCGTCGGCGGTCCGCGTGCGGCTCTCGACGGCGCTACGGTACGGAGGCACGGCGGTGCGCGCGATCGCGGCCCGGACGCGGTCGACATCGTCGGAGTGGACGAACTCGAAGATCCGTCGTCCGAGCAGCGTCTCGCGCGGCTGGCCGTACACGCGGCACCCGGCGTCGTTCACGAAGGTGAACCGAGCCTCGAGGTCGAAGCGGCACACGACCTCGTGCTGCGATTCGACGAGCGCCCGGTAGCGCGCCTCGCTCATCCGCAGCGTCTCCTCGGCGGCGCGGCGTTCGGTGACGTCGCGGCTGCTGCCGTGCAAGCCGATCACGGTGCCGTCGAGGTCGCGCACGGGGCTGATCACGGTCTCCACCCAACGCGGGCCTCCGGCCGCGTGCACCTGGACGATCATCGGCGGCAGGCGCTCGCCGGCGCGAACGCGCGCGATGGCGGGGCGCCACCCGGCGGTCGGCGGATTGTCCGGATGGGCGGTCAGGAGGTCGGCGATCGTGCGCCCGAGAAGCGCCGTCTCCGGCCGGCCGGTGAACTGCGCGAGAGCGGGGTTCACGTACGTCAGGCGTCCCTGCAGGTTGGCGACCCAGATGAAGTCGCGGGCGTGCTCGTGGAGGTTGCGGAAGAGGGTCTCGGAGTCCCGGAGCCTGGCGGTGAGCTCGCCCTCCTCGCGGCGGCGGCGTTCCGCGACGCGGAACGACCGGGCGGCCCAGTCGGCGATGACGAGCGCGATCAGCGACCCGAATCCCGCGACCGCGATGCGCTCCGTGAGGTGGAGGCGCTTGTGGATGGCGGGTAGGGCCACGACCCAGCCGAGAGTGACGATTCCCTGGAGCGCGAGCTGCGGACCGAGGCCCCACGCGGTGCCGATGGCGACTCCGGCGTAGAGCACGAAGACGACGAAGCCGAGGATGATGCCGGAGGCCCGTACGGTCGCGAAGAGCGTGATCCACGACAGGCCGACCACGGCGAAGGC
Coding sequences within:
- a CDS encoding PAS domain S-box protein, yielding MSAAAASAADVTLAHRALVADRMPLLTLLNMVVTIVWLATFASAGEVPIRLALATAATQLAVLLPAAAACRARPTAPWIVPLAVAAFAVVGLSWITLFATVRASGIILGFVVFVLYAGVAIGTAWGLGPQLALQGIVTLGWVVALPAIHKRLHLTERIAVAGFGSLIALVIADWAARSFRVAERRRREEGELTARLRDSETLFRNLHEHARDFIWVANLQGRLTYVNPALAQFTGRPETALLGRTIADLLTAHPDNPPTAGWRPAIARVRAGERLPPMIVQVHAAGGPRWVETVISPVRDLDGTVIGLHGSSRDVTERRAAEETLRMSEARYRALVESQHEVVCRFDLEARFTFVNDAGCRVYGQPRETLLGRRIFEFVHSDDVDRVRAAIARTAVPPYRSAVESRTRTADGWRWFEWNGSGICGPDGTLVEIQSAGRDVTERRAAADALEASLQELRTSQEKLRLFAQRQVAVREEERTRLGFDLHDDVCQELVGIGILVESVRRRLDPLPTDAATELQRITRYLNGVAEHIRVLARELRPNLLLDLGLEDSLRSLATGLAPPATVVEASFRTPIPRLAEATEVAIYRIAQEALTNALRHAHARSVRLELHADRVVRLEIRDDGCGFDSHRRRRDTLGLLSMEERALAVGARLVIESAPGAGTTVRLECPLETRAPEGGAA